A region of the Flavobacteriaceae bacterium MAR_2010_188 genome:
ATCCTACTAAAGATACTCTATTGCCCTGTTTCAAAGCTCCTTCTATATCCACTAATAAGCCATCTAACGCTTTTTTCGCTGCAGCCTTAGTGATTCCGGCATTTTCTGCCATTCCATTGATTAAATCTGATTTGTTCATAAATTTTAAGTTTTAAATTATTTTAAATTAAAAAAAGTAAGGTTCAATATATAGTTAATCCTTACACAAAATTAACAGGAATATTCAGCTATGCAAGTAATAGCAAGGGAAACTCGATTTTTTGTTGATAACTTCGAGCAATTGTTGATAAAGACCGTTGTTTTTATTGAACATTTAACAAAATCAACAGCCACAAGGCTTTACAGCATTTTTGCATCAATTTCAATATCGTATCCGTTCAAAAGTGATTTTGTAGTCATTTTTCGTTTTCCCGGTAGTTGAATTTCTTTTAAGATAACATAACCATTTTTGACGCTCACATAAATTGAATTGTCCTTTATCGAAATTTTGCCGATCGGATCGGTATGATGTTTTTCTTCCTTATCGACCTCAAAAAGTTTTACGGTTTCTTTCTTTCCATTATTTTCAAAATAACTCCAAGCTGCCGGGTAAGGGTTTAAACCTCGGATTTTATTATAGATATCCTCCATACTGCTCGTCCAATCTATTTTAGTGTTTTCTTTGTTTAGCTTATTGGCCGATTTTTCTATCTCTGAGTTGGATTGGGGTGTGGTTGTAACTTCGCCTTCTTCAATCATATTAACTGTCTTTAACACTAGCTTACTGCCAAGATCCATCAATTTATCGTGTAACTGACCAACTGTTTCGTGGTCTTTAATAGCAATTTCATCCTGAAGAATTATTTCGCCCGTATCAATTTTGTCGTCAATAAAGAAGGTGGTTGCCCCGGTTTTACTTTCACCATTTATAATTGCCCAATTTATAGGAGCCGCTCCACGGTAATCTGGTAGAAGGGAAGCGTGCAGATTAAAAGTACCGAATTCTGGCATTTCCCAGACCGCTCGAGGCAACATTCTAAAAGCAACAACGATTTGTAGATTTGCTTTAAGATTTTTTAGTTCATTCAGAAAACCTTCATCCTTAAGATTGGTTGGTTGTAAAAGTTTCAATCCATTTGTTTCTGCAAACACTTTAACGTCCGACTTCTGTAATTTTTGACCACGTCCCGCCGGTCTATCTGGTGCCGTAATTACTCCAGCAATATCATAGCCTTCATCTACTAATCTCTTTAAGGTTGCCACCGCAAATTCTGGTGTTCCCATAAAAACGATTCTTAGTTTTCTCTTCATGTGTATTTTATTTTATAGGTATTAGCTGCTGTTATTTCTATTATTTCTTGTTCTAATAATTGCTGCATCATCTCCAAAACCTCATCTTCTTCAAGATTTGTCTTTTCTACAATCTGCCGAGAACTTAAAGGTTTAGATTCTAAGCTTAATATAATCGTGTTCCTAATCGCCTTATGGTTTTTTTCTACCGGTTGTTTTACCTTTTTAAGACAGACCGAACAGATGCCGCAAGGTGTAGCACCTCTTTCTCCAAAATATTCTAGAAGTTGAATGTTTCTACAAACACTACTAGTTTCTATATAATGGATAACCGAATCTATTTGGGATTTCTTTAAATCGATATTTTGGTTGATGATTTCAGAAATACGGTTAATCGTCTTATCGTCTTCCCTAGGTTGTAGAAATGTAATGACCGTATCGGTATCAGCGTTCTCAAAATCAACAATTTCATCCTTTTTTAAAGTGCTCAATGTTTTGATAATCTCATCTTCTGAAACTCCCGCTTTTTGGGCGATGGTTTTTAAATTCACACTTAACATGCTGTCCATAATGCCACCATAGGTGCGTAAAATGGACTTTATGATTAATTGTCTTTCGCTATTGCTTCCCAAATAATCAAACAACACATGATTAGGGACGATAAATCTCAACTTTGTTTGGTTAATATAGTGCTGCTCCAGTTTAATGATACTGCTGCGGTCCAATAAATTAAGTACGTTGTAAACTACACTGGCAGACAGCTTATAGGTTGTGCAAAAATCATTAAAATTTAAGTTGAAAGTTTTCTGTTCACCTTCACCATAAGCGACATAAAGAAAACTACAGAGCTTACGATATACCAGTTTTGTATTTTCTACTGTGGGCAAAGAATTTAGAAACTGCTCCTTTAAATGTTGCTCATCATTGCTATTGGTGATGATTACCGCTTCAGAACGCGCTCCATCTCGTCCCGCCCTTCCAGATTCTTGATAGTAACTTTCAAGGTTTTCGGGAAGATTATAATGCAAAATTGAACGGATATTGCTCTTGTCGATTCCCATACCAAAGGCAGTGGTGGCAATCATAATTTCAATTTTTTCTTGCATGAACTTATCCAATCTATTATCCTTTTCTTTGGAATTAAGTCCACCATGAAAAAATGAACTCTTATACCCTTTATTTTCTAGATAACCTGAAAGGTTTTCGGCATTTCTCCTGCTCCTCACATAGATAATAGACGGGCCGATCAGCTTTTTTAAAATCTGAACGATTTTCTGTTCCTTATCTTCCGTTTTTATTACATGATAACCAATATTTGGACGGCTAAATGACCCTTTAAATATTTTTGGCGATACAAAGTCAAGTTCAGTAATAATCTCTTTGACTACCTTAGGTTTGGCAGTAGCAGTTAAGGCAATGACATTTACAGAGGGATGCAACTCCCTAAGTTTATCGATTGTTTTATAAGAAGGTCTAAAATCATGTCCCCATTGCGAAATACAATGAGCCTCATCTACCGCGATAAGGTTTACCGGCATTTGTTCAATCCTTTGTTGTACAATTGGCTGCTGCAACCTTTCTGGTGAGAGATAGAGAAATTTATAATCTCCATAGATACAATTATCTAAAAGCGTGTCTAACTCTCCATAAGAGATTCCGCTGCTGATTGCCATTGCCTTAATGCCTTTTTCATTTAAGCTATTTACTTGGTCTTTCATCAGTGCGACCAAAGGAGATATAACAATACAGATTCCTTTTCTTAAGATTGCAGGAATTTGAAAACAAATAGACTTGCCACCCGCAGTTGGTAAAAGCGCAAGCGTATCTTCATTGTCTAAGACCGATTGAATTATTTCTTCTTGTAGGTGTTTAAATTCGGAGAAGTTCCAATAGCGTTCTAGTATGTCTAATGGAGTGTCCAAATTTAATCTTTTAATGCATTTAGGATAAATTGGGTTCTGTTCTCGACTGAATCAAACGGAACGTCTAACAAGTCATACCCAAATTTTTTATAGGTGTTTAAGAGATGTTGATGAATTTCTTCTGCCTGTTCAAAATTTTCGTAACGTTCATTGTCACTTACAAAAATCTGTTCCCAAGGTGCCAATACAAAAACCTTATCGTAGCGATATTCGTTGCATGCTTCATCAAAGCTGGGCGGATAATCTTCGGCTGCATAATCCATGTAAGCCACAACGTCAGGAATCCCACGGTCAAAGAAGAGGATGGGAGTTTCGTACTTAGAAGCGGCGTTATATTGTACAATTCGTCTTTCTAATAATCGCTCGCTAAAGAGTAAGGGCTGGGTGAGAAAAAGCTGTTCATCACCTTCCTCACGGGCCTTTAAGATAATCTGTCTAGAAATTTCATCAAAACAGACGTAGCTTTTTCGCTTTAGTTCGGAAATAATAGAAGTCTTCCCTGTTCCTGGACCTCCCGTAATTACGATTTTTTTTGAATTCAATGTGGCAGGATTTTAGATGTAAAATTCGTCATTATAATACTAATTAAAAAACGCAAAGAAAAAGTATCTTTGCTTTAATTCCACTATTTATGAGTTCACAGACCAATCCTGAAGAGTTTTACGCAAAACTTAAAGAACAATTATATGAAACCGCCACGTGGCCTTCGGAATATCTTTATAAATTTATTGTACCTACCGATAAGTCTAAGGTAGAATTAATTGAAACGCTTTTCGATAATCTTGGTGCTGTAATCACCACAACTGAATCTAAAAAAGGAAAATATACCAGCGTTTCTATAAACGTTATGATGAAAGATCCAGAGGAAGTTATTGATAAGTATAAAGAGGTCGGTGAGAAAGTTGAAGGCGTAATTTCTTTATAGCAAAGCATTGATCTTTGTGATTTTTTTTGTATGTTGCAAGCGTGCATAAATACTACGTGCACCATATATAACCACTACACATTTTATAATTTTGATAGACGATTTAGAATATAATACAGAACGGGAGCATTTAATAATTCCCGAATACGGCAGACATTTGCAGAAAATGGTGAATTATGCCAAAGCCCTTCCCACTAAAGAAGAACGAGATAAGGTTGCTAAAGCCATAATTTCGGTGATGGGTAATTTGCAGCCACATTTAAGGGACGTTCCAGATTTTCAACATAAACTTTGGGATCAGCTTTTTATCATTGCCGATTTTGAATTGGATGCAGAATCTCCGTATCCAACTCCTTCTCAGGAAGAATTACAGTCTAGACCAGAATCTCTGGGCTATCCTCAGAACCATCCCAAATACCGTTTCTACGGTAACAATATCAAAACGATGATCGATGTTGCCAATACTTGGGAAGATGGTGATCTTAAGGATGCGTTGGTGTATACTATTGCTAACCACATGAAAAAATGTTTCCTTAATTGGAATAAGGATACGGTTGAAGATGATGTAATCTACACACATCTAAAAGAACTTTCTGGCGGTAAAATCGATTTGCATAAAACCGATGAAGACCTTACCGATGCTACAAGTCTTATGCGTGGTAAGAAAAAATATACCAACAAAAAGAGCCATCACAAAAAGACCAATACCAATCGCAGTCGCAAACGCTACTAACATAATCTATGGGTACATTTATAATTGAAGGCGGCCATCAATTAAAGGGTAAAATACAACCACAAGGCGCCAAAAATGAAGCATTGCAAATTCTTTGCGCAGTGCTGCTGACAGCAGAAACCGTAACTATAAATAACATTCCTGATATTGTGGATGTTAACAAGCTAATCGAATTGCTCAAGAAATTGGGTGTCAAAATCGAGAAAATCGGTTCTGGTTCCTACACTTTTAAGGCAGACGATTTAAATCTTCATTATTTAGAATCAGATGAATTTAAGGAAGATGGTAAAGGTCTAAGAGGTTCAATCATGATTGTTGGTCCATTACTCGCTCGTTTTGGGAAGGGATATATCCCAAAACCAGGAGGTGATAAAATCGGAAGAAGACGATTAGATACCCATTTTGAAGGGTTTATAAACCTTGGTGCGAAATTTAGATACAATCAAGAAGACTCCTTTTATGGAGTTGAAGCCAAACGATTAAAAGGTGCTTATATGTTGCTTGATGAAGCATCTGTAACCGGTACCGCAAATATCGTAATGGCAGCAGTATTGGCAGAAGGAAAAACAACTATCTACAACGCTGCCTGCGAACCCTATCTTCAACAATTATGTAATATGTTGAATAGAATGGGAGCAAGGATAACCGGTATCGGTTCTAATATGTTGCACATCGATGGAGTTGATACTCTAGGTGGCACGGAGCATAGAATGCTTCCGGACATGATTGAAATCGGTAGTTGGATAGGTCTTGCTGCAATGACCAAGAGTGAGCTAACCATTACCAATGTGAGTTGGGATGACTT
Encoded here:
- a CDS encoding DNA-binding protein HU-beta; amino-acid sequence: MNKSDLINGMAENAGITKAAAKKALDGLLVDIEGALKQGNRVSLVGFGSWSVSKRSAREGRNPQTGKTIKIKAKNVVKFKAGSDLADSVN
- a CDS encoding methionyl-tRNA formyltransferase, whose protein sequence is MKRKLRIVFMGTPEFAVATLKRLVDEGYDIAGVITAPDRPAGRGQKLQKSDVKVFAETNGLKLLQPTNLKDEGFLNELKNLKANLQIVVAFRMLPRAVWEMPEFGTFNLHASLLPDYRGAAPINWAIINGESKTGATTFFIDDKIDTGEIILQDEIAIKDHETVGQLHDKLMDLGSKLVLKTVNMIEEGEVTTTPQSNSEIEKSANKLNKENTKIDWTSSMEDIYNKIRGLNPYPAAWSYFENNGKKETVKLFEVDKEEKHHTDPIGKISIKDNSIYVSVKNGYVILKEIQLPGKRKMTTKSLLNGYDIEIDAKML
- a CDS encoding ATP-dependent DNA helicase RecQ; this translates as MDTPLDILERYWNFSEFKHLQEEIIQSVLDNEDTLALLPTAGGKSICFQIPAILRKGICIVISPLVALMKDQVNSLNEKGIKAMAISSGISYGELDTLLDNCIYGDYKFLYLSPERLQQPIVQQRIEQMPVNLIAVDEAHCISQWGHDFRPSYKTIDKLRELHPSVNVIALTATAKPKVVKEIITELDFVSPKIFKGSFSRPNIGYHVIKTEDKEQKIVQILKKLIGPSIIYVRSRRNAENLSGYLENKGYKSSFFHGGLNSKEKDNRLDKFMQEKIEIMIATTAFGMGIDKSNIRSILHYNLPENLESYYQESGRAGRDGARSEAVIITNSNDEQHLKEQFLNSLPTVENTKLVYRKLCSFLYVAYGEGEQKTFNLNFNDFCTTYKLSASVVYNVLNLLDRSSIIKLEQHYINQTKLRFIVPNHVLFDYLGSNSERQLIIKSILRTYGGIMDSMLSVNLKTIAQKAGVSEDEIIKTLSTLKKDEIVDFENADTDTVITFLQPREDDKTINRISEIINQNIDLKKSQIDSVIHYIETSSVCRNIQLLEYFGERGATPCGICSVCLKKVKQPVEKNHKAIRNTIILSLESKPLSSRQIVEKTNLEEDEVLEMMQQLLEQEIIEITAANTYKIKYT
- a CDS encoding Predicted ATPase, yielding MNSKKIVITGGPGTGKTSIISELKRKSYVCFDEISRQIILKAREEGDEQLFLTQPLLFSERLLERRIVQYNAASKYETPILFFDRGIPDVVAYMDYAAEDYPPSFDEACNEYRYDKVFVLAPWEQIFVSDNERYENFEQAEEIHQHLLNTYKKFGYDLLDVPFDSVENRTQFILNALKD
- a CDS encoding UDP-N-acetylglucosamine 1-carboxyvinyltransferase, with protein sequence MGTFIIEGGHQLKGKIQPQGAKNEALQILCAVLLTAETVTINNIPDIVDVNKLIELLKKLGVKIEKIGSGSYTFKADDLNLHYLESDEFKEDGKGLRGSIMIVGPLLARFGKGYIPKPGGDKIGRRRLDTHFEGFINLGAKFRYNQEDSFYGVEAKRLKGAYMLLDEASVTGTANIVMAAVLAEGKTTIYNAACEPYLQQLCNMLNRMGARITGIGSNMLHIDGVDTLGGTEHRMLPDMIEIGSWIGLAAMTKSELTITNVSWDDLGQIPNVFRKLGITVEKQGDDIHIPAHTDGYEIQNYIDGSILTISDAPWPGFTPDLLSIILVVATQARGSVLIHQKMFESRLFFVDKLIDMGAKIILCDPHRATVIGHDFQSSLKATTMTSPDIRAGVSLLIAALSAKGTSTIHNIEQIDRGYENIDERLKAIGARIERR